A single genomic interval of Gossypium raimondii isolate GPD5lz chromosome 11, ASM2569854v1, whole genome shotgun sequence harbors:
- the LOC105761615 gene encoding uncharacterized protein LOC105761615 produces the protein MRAMASEQGMSSWTDLLHSSTKLLEQAAPSAQFPPLQRNLDQLEALSKKLKAKTLRNLDQLEALSKKLKAKTLRTEAPSQSIADTRLLAQEGINAEQLTRDLKSFELKTTFEDVFPAEATSVEEYLQQSHKEAGQFKHRSFPYYDQLTAIYARDRATRKDAQTAANVFKEINVQDVSTTDINEERNEFYDYEANVSLDDMDISDTEPRPDRNQGGSTSSKKKKKNSDASDHFSFLFLDAATLLAENMQAIGEQISRSIASDVVVQQKSDEFQIIQEKVTNLYPTLCEIESLIVDERYQALSKIPDHPTQMLVFFSLPSDVRLEWVRRFLTDH, from the exons ATGAGAGCTATGGCGAGTGAGCAAGGCATGAGTAGCTGGACCGATCTTCTCCACTCATCCACCAAGCTTCTTGAGCAAGCTGCTCCTTCTGCTCAGTTTCCTCCTCTTCAG AGAAATTTAGATCAGTTAGAAGCACTATCAAAGAAGCTTAAGGCAAAAACCTTAAGAAATTTAGATCAGTTAGAAGCACTATCAAAGAAGCTTAAGGCAAAAACCTTGAGAACTGAGGCTCCTTCTCAATCCATTGCTGACACAAG gCTACTTGCACAGGAGGGAATTAACGCTGAACAGCTTACACGCGATCTGAAGTCTTTTGAATTGAAG ACAACATTTGAGGATGTTTTCCCTGCTGAAGCCACAAGCGTTGAGGAGTATCTGCAGCAG AGCCATAAAGAAGCCGGTCAATTCAAACATCGTAGtttcccttactacgaccaACTTACagccatatacgcaagagatcgagcgactaggaaagatgctcaaacagccgctaatgtttttaaagaaataaatgttcAGGATGTATCTACTACAGATattaatgaagaaagaaacgaaTTCTATGACTACGAAGCTAATGTttctttggatgacatggataTTTCTGATACGGAACCACGACCAGATAGAAACCAAGGGGGCTCCACATCTtcgaagaagaaaaaaaagaattctgaTGCAAgtgatcatttttcttttttatttcttgatgCTGCTACTTTATTAGCGGAAAACATGCAGGCCATTGGCgaacaaatcagtaggagtattgcctccgatgtgGTAGTTCAACAAAAGTCAGAtgaattccagatcatccaagaaAAAGTAACAAATTTATATCCAACCTTGTGTGAAATAGAAAGTTTAATTGTGGATGAGCGCTATCAAGCATTGAgcaaaattccagatcatccaactcaaatgctcgttttctttagtttaccttctgatgTGCGGTTGGAATGGGTTAGAAGATTTCTTactgaccattaa
- the LOC105761616 gene encoding uncharacterized protein LOC105761616 — translation MKVKVVCRKLYDYIRYDLKEIAFPSSLPDPPHIKKCRKLTWHERFLVLKEASRLYTASWVRDIGPDLRPNDYKKDDGIKGKSHGDKSRSTEIEPSTLEDIAIAARGGMETLRPALQRLYMTRASAYRDALKSFIEGYQEGIQQIMEKKEDSSKAHQEGNTDKNST, via the exons ATGAAGGTAAAAGTTGTGTGCAGGAAGCTGTATGACTACATCCGATACGATCTCAAAGAAATAGCTTTCCCTTCTTCATTGCCTGATCCTCCCCACATAAAAAAGTGCCGCAAATTGACTTGGCACGAGCGCTTCTTG GTCTTGAAGGAGGCCTCCAGGCTTTATACTGCAAGTTGGGTAAGGGATATTGGTCCTGATCTTAGACCAAACGATTATAAGAAGGATGATGGGATTAAAGGTAAATCCCATGGAGATAAGAGTAGGAGTACAGAGATAGAACCTTCGACCTTGGAGGATATTG CGATTGCTGCAAGAGGAGGGATGGAGACTTTGAGGCCTGCATTACAGAGGTTATACATGACAAGGGCTTCTGCATATAGAGATGCTCTTAAGAGTTTCATAGAAGGATATCAAGAAGGTATCCAGCAGATCATGGAGAAAAAGGAAGATTCTTCTAAAGCACATCAAGAAGGCAATACTGataaaaattcaacttga